A window of the Alnus glutinosa chromosome 4, dhAlnGlut1.1, whole genome shotgun sequence genome harbors these coding sequences:
- the LOC133866434 gene encoding G-box-binding factor 4-like, with translation MASSKVMTSPNSGSRKSDLPRRASSSATKPQSLPDQTKSSFANANRGTLGSSSMTVDGLLRTVYDSKPSATESTLLDAQITVIDTPVSTQGLSEPKPNVQKTVDEVWREIVSGDRRECKEEAPEDEMMTLEDFLAQAGSVEDEDMKAEPTERMSGGVFSFDPVPTSQFAALDSIEGAIVGFGNGVEVIAGAGAGTGRGKRSRVVMEPLDKAAQQRQRRMIKNRESAARSRERKQAYQVELESLAVRLEEENEQLLKEKAERTKERFKQIMEKIIPVEEKCRQPRVLRRVRSLQW, from the exons ATGGCGTCGTCGAAGGTGATGACATCACCGAACTCGGGTTCGAGGAAATCGGATCTACCTCGACGCGCTTCTTCCTCCGCTACAAAGCCCCAATCGCTCCCCGATCAAACCAAAAGCTCTTTCGCCAACGCCAACCGCGGCACTCTTGGATCCTCCTCGATGACCGTCGATGGCCTTCTACGCACCGTTTACGACTCAAAACCCTCTGCCACCGAGTCCACCCTCCTCGATGCCCAAATCACCGTGATTGACACCCCAGTCTCAACCCAGGGTCTCTCCGAGCCCAAACCCAATGTGCAGAAGACCGTGGACGAAGTGTGGCGGGAGATCGTCTCCGGCGACCGGAGGGAGTGCAAGGAGGAGGCGCCGGAGGACGAGATGATGACTCTGGAGGACTTTCTGGCACAGGCCGGGTCTGTGGAAGATGAGGACATGAAGGCCGAGCCCACCGAGCGCATGAGCGGAGGGGTCTTCTCGTTCGACCCCGTCCCGACGAGCCAGTTCGCGGCTTTAGACAGCATTGAAGGAGCCATTGTAGGGTTCGGAAATGGAGTAGAGGTGATTGCAGGAGCAGGTGCGGGTACAGGGAGAGGGAAGAGGAGCCGCGTGGTCATGGAGCCGTTGGATAAGGCGGCTCAGCAGAGGCAACGGCGGATGATCAAGAACCGGGAGTCCGCCGCAAGGTCCAGGGAGAGAAAGCAG GCGTACCAAGTTGAATTAGAGTCGTTAGCGGTGAGACTAGAAGAGGAGAATGAGCAACTGTTGAAAGAGAAG GCTGAGAGAACTAAGGAAAGGTTTAAGCAG